Proteins encoded in a region of the Capra hircus breed San Clemente chromosome 3, ASM170441v1, whole genome shotgun sequence genome:
- the PCP4L1 gene encoding Purkinje cell protein 4-like protein 1 isoform X2 has product MSELNTKTSPATNQAPGPEEKGKAGSAKKTEDEEEEIDIDLTAPETEKAALAIQGKFRRFQKRKKDPSS; this is encoded by the exons cttAACACCAAAACATCCCCAGCAACCAACCAGGCACCTGGCCCTGAGGAAAAGG GGAAAGCTGGCAGTGCCAAGAAGActgaggatgaggaggaggagattGACATTGATCTGACGGCACCTGAAACAGAGAAGGCTGCCCTTGCTATTCAGGGCAAGTTCCGGCGattccagaaaaggaaaaaggacccCAGCTCCTGA